In one Alnus glutinosa chromosome 12, dhAlnGlut1.1, whole genome shotgun sequence genomic region, the following are encoded:
- the LOC133852407 gene encoding transcription factor bHLH149, giving the protein MASSISELNFEESNRKKRRKTGDEPRDPNTGPETRWRSETEQRIYSTKLFEALRQVRRNSSPPGKVSGGHQVREAADRVLAVSAKGRTRWSRAILTSRLGMRLGGGNKHKKAKVGKVTGSSRLKRPANKRHLPAVQMKARVLSRLVPGCRKVSFPNLLEEASDYIVALEMQVRAMTALTELLTGAPVDRLGSSPGSSL; this is encoded by the coding sequence ATGGCGTCTTCGATCTCCGAGTTAAATTTTGAGGAATCGAATCGGAAAAAGAGGAGGAAAACCGGGGACGAACCGCGAGATCCGAATACAGGACCCGAAACCAGGTGGAGATCCGAGACGGAGCAGAGGATCTACTCCACCAAGCTTTTCGAGGCACTCAGGCAGGTGCGCCGGAATTCCTCGCCGCCTGGTAAGGTCTCCGGTGGACACCAGGTCCGGGAGGCGGCGGACCGGGTTCTCGCCGTGTCGGCCAAGGGGCGGACCCGGTGGAGCCGGGCGATTCTGACGAGTCGACTCGGGATGAGACTCGGTGGTGGCAACAAGCACAAGAAGGCGAAGGTGGGGAAGGTGACCGGCTCTAGCCGGTTAAAGAGACCAGCGAACAAGAGGCATTTACCGGCTGTGCAGATGAAAGCGAGGGTTTTAAGCCGGTTGGTTCCCGGTTGCCGGAAGGTCTCGTTCCCGAACCTTCTGGAAGAAGCCAGCGATTACATTGTGGCTCTGGAGATGCAGGTACGAGCCATGACCGCGCTCACCGAGCTTCTCACCGGCGCACCGGTCGATCGGCTCGGCTCGAGCCCTGGCTCGTCGTTATAA